In the genome of Pelmatolapia mariae isolate MD_Pm_ZW linkage group LG4, Pm_UMD_F_2, whole genome shotgun sequence, the window AAAATAATCCCATTCAACACAATTCTAGAGctgtattgtatttttttttttttttctttttttctttttctttttattcatcaGTCATCAATAACAAAGTATGTTTTGTTAGGGGAATGTACTTGTCATGGTCCGCGGTGGGTGGCTGGAATTTCCATGAGGCTTCTGAACCTACCTGGGATCCGCCCCTGGGCagggccacctcctccagttcCTGCACACCTGGAGCCGATTGCAGGCAATCATGCCAGAGTGATTTAAGCCTCACGCTGACATTCATTCACCCCAATTTGTCATCAACCCATGACAAAACCCTCTCTGTGATGTACCTTGTTAACTAAACTTTGTTGTGCTGCAGTTTCTGGATTCACCTTGGCTCAAACCTTTGGGTCACACTCTACTCTAAGACTTAAGAAACCAAGCCACCACTCTGTAAATAACTCTGTGTGCCTCACCTGCCTTCCCTCCTGCCATCACACTCCATCTGCTCACCCCAGATCCCCATTGCCCTCCTCTCATCgttctgtttcttttcctgcAAGTAAGAATAGCAATACAAATTGCTTACTACTTCAGGACTCCCTCCACTACTTCCCTAACTTTGTTGttctctctcctcagtgtgactGCTTACTGCCCAGCTCCAGTCTGCATCTTAGGCCCCGTTTTCTCTCTCTAGTTCTGCGTTCCCTTAGCCACGTTACCCAGGCCACGCCACGTCAAGCTCTAAGTTTCATTGCTTTTGTCCTTGACACATTTCCAAAGTCTAAGCCTAACcaataaaatattgttaaaCCACCTGCTGTCTCTGTTCTGGGTTCCTGTGCCAGAGTCCAGTTTTGGTACGGACCACTCGGTCCCATGACAATACTATTTCTGTTTGCTTTTGCAAATAGAAATtacaaaaactaaaacttttTATTTGCAGATAGCCGTTGGACCAGCTAGTAGAGCAGGAAAATACAAGAAATGTCTTTTTAACATGACTGTATACAATACACAGCAGTTATTTTCAAGCACATTCACAGATCATCTCTTGGCGGTTTATGGGCACTTGTACTAATCTTTTAACCATGTGAAATACTTGAAATTAATTCAAGTGTCATGGAGCTCCTTTTGCTGCTCTAAGGTGCTGTCTTCACCTTTTCTACCAGGGCGGTGTCGGGTCTCCTGTGTCCTTTTGGCTTCTACACCCACGTGCTACTCACCTGATCATCATCACTGCTGATCGATccaggcagttctgaaggcctTGTTGGAGTGCTGTTCATGATTGGGTCATTGTACTTACCTCTGTTAGTGTAGCCCGGCTCTCTCTAGTGTACTTTCGTGTGTTCCCTGGTACTTCTTCTAACACCTGTCTCAGTCTCCATGTATAGATCTTCCTGGACCCTTGCCTGTTTGCTTTGCACCTGACATGGATGAGAGTGAGTCACAGTGTGGAATTGGATTGATTGTGTTTCTTGTCAGGGACTGCACAAAGAGGAGTGTAAGTGAGTTTTACCTGACCCCAGAACTTCCCTTGGAATCCCTGGAACCCTCTTCTCATTATCACTGTATATATGGAAATAACTCACCTGGTGTTGTAAATAAAACCCCTTTTGACTGGACAGCTCTGAGTCATACAACTGAGTCCTGCTTAACTAAACGTGACATTCAAGTATTCTTGACAGGATTCTAGGAAGAACAAAAGACACTGAGTAGATACTGTTTATGTCCTTCTCATGAGTATTATATCAGTCAGTTTGATATTCATCATTTGATCTACAGAAGTAATCGTCATTTTCTATATTATctaattaattatttacaaCAATACTTGACATAATTTTGTACAAATGatagaaaaatatatacaataataataaaaaaactacAATCAATCACACCAACAGGATTACCAAAGTCATGTTCAATCACAATGTCTGACAAAAACAATGTTCTTGAGAAGTGGTTGTGAAAGTATCAAACATTTACTAGTGTCCTTATCCTCACCCTTCTACATTTTCCTTCTGCCTCATAAATATGTTTGTGATCAATACAAACTAAATGTAAATGAAGATGGTCTAAAAGTTCTAAACTAACTTCAGTAtagctttgtatttttgtttaacTGCATGTTAACAAACTTCAATTAAACTGCAGTTGGAATGTAACAGACCTGTGAGTAGTGTGTATAAAATTTCTGTTAAAATTTCtgttgctgtagcccatctgcttcaaggtcagATGTGCTGTGCTTTCAAAgatgctcggtttgaacttcagcagtcttatgtctgcatgcctaaatgcTTTGAGTTGCTGCTGATGTGAAATGCTGGTTAGATATGTGGCGAGCAGTGGAAGAGGCATAATTAATAAAGTGGTTGCTGAATGTATGTAGTGTGACTTTACTGGACTATACTGTtatgtgttttctttgtctgttttctcaTGCATAGTTTGACGAGTATTATTTTGCTCTTCTCCATTTCATCAGTTATGTAAAGTTTCAAAGACATtcttcacatttcatttttgtttctgaatttttgttttgttctacaTTAAGCTTAAACTCTGCAGAACTCTTTCAAAGATTAGTAatattttgaggaaaaaaaacaaaaactagacATTTTGATGACTCTGTAGTGTAGTCAAAGGTTTACATTCATTCATCACAGAGTTTAAATAATTGACTGACGTGTCTTTTGCACAGATGAGTCTGTGTTATAAAAAGTGTCCTGTTCTGAGACAAGCATGCACAGTGGAATTTTCAGCTGTGAGAATTGAACCAAATTGATTGAGAGAACGTGTAATTTGGTTTTTCTGATAATTTGTGaatttgtttcattgttttcctttttatatttttaattaaataacaaaaaactagAAATCCagtatttaaaaacacagtatCTGAAGGTGGTGCGTTTTCTTTAGAATTTTCTTGATGGATCTATAATCTGTAAGTGAAAGAGTCTCAAAAAGCAGAAGTACTAATGAGGAGGTTTTTGTCACAGCCTGAATCACTGTGATACTGGTGAAGAAGCAGAGTCATCCCATGTCTGACAGTAATACACTGCAGAGTCTCCTGTCTCTGCTCGCTTGATAATGAAATGGTAATCAATGTTTGATGAGGATTTAGAGTTGAATCTGTCTGAGGAGAATCCTGTTCCAAATTCAAGTGAGCTGCTAGAATGATGAAATCTTAGAACATACTGAGGAGTCTCTCCATGAACTTGTTTATACCATCTCACATAATTCGCATCATATCTCTCTATGTTGCAGTTGAGAACAGTTTCTTGACCTGGAGAAACTGTGTGGACAGCAGGAGTCTGGGTCAACATGATCACCGCATCAGCATCTGccaggaaacacagaaaaaacagaaggtAAAAGTTGAGCTCTAAATAtggaatgaaaaacagaaatgagaaGAAGATCTTACATGTTAGAGCAGTGATGAGAGTGCAGAGGGTCCACAGCATGTTGTCAGTGTGAGGTGTAAATGATCTTTACTGTTCAGCTGAGATGTGAGTAGGATTGTGAGAGGAGACGCTGGAGCTTATAAAAACACAGAGGAAACTAAAGGAGGAGATTCAACAAAATTACTTTCATTCATAGATCAAATGATTTATGAGCAGTTTCACATTTCACATGTTTCTGATTCATATTCATCATTTACACTGATGTTTGTCATAAAATATGTTTATCAATGTTTGTCACTGATGTCCTCATGCTCACAcgttacattttctttttacccaCACGTGTTTATGATTGATTACCAACTAAACTTGAATTTAGCTGCATTTAAAACTTCAATATAAAAAGTTTGTCTTGACAGTTGACAGTTCTTCATTTACATGTATCTATTTTACACAACCTCATTGTGTAACAAACACTATCCTTTTAGTCTGATTATCGCCACATGTGCTGCAGCTGCAATGCAACAGTTATCAGTTTTTTACCACTATACACTAGTATATATCATATGTATATTATTAAAACAAATCACATACAGCAGCATACACATTTGTGTTTGTTAATGTTTTATGTACGATCATTTGTGTTGTTGTAGATGAATGTGCGTATTACTGAAATTCCTTGCTTATTCATACGCTCAGTGATAAATGTTAAAATGAGTCACAAAAAAGTaattcagtgtttatttcagtttttctcgCATTGGGTCAGTTCTCATTAAAACTCTTTGTACTTTTGTCAGTCACAACTCTGGAGTGatctctttgtctctgtgttcgTTCATCTCCGTTGTCTCCCCAGTCAGTAGGATCGCCTTGTCACTGTTAGTTACTCTTGTCTCTGTGCTTCATGTTCGCTCTGTCTCTGCTGTCAGTCGGATTTTTGTGTCAAGTCTGTATCTCCGTGCCTTctcctgcttcctgttttactttgatagtctcgtGTTCTTTCTTAATGTTTCCAGTTTTCCTTCCTTCCCGTCTGGTTATGTGTGATTGCTCCCAGATGTGATCTCCTCCTGTGTCTGATTTCCTCGTTACTCCCTGTCTATTTaggccctgtgttttcctctgtcttTCCTCTGTTATGTTGTACCATCATACTCCCTCATTGCtatgtgttttttctgtggCTCCTGATAACTTCTAGCTCTGTGTTTTTCTAGtttccagttttgtttttgtgtttctccgTTGTAATATTCCGGTTTTTGTCAAAGCAAATGAAGCTGCCTTTTTCAGTTCAACCTTTTGTTTGAGTGCTGCGTTTGGGTCCCAATCCTGCCGGTGACAGCCATAACATGACAGTATATGGTTTATATTCCTCTTTCATAACAACAAATTAGATAAATTGCTtatctaaaaaaataacaaaaaaaaacccaaaagaaaaaaacagaaataaataaacacaaagaaattcaCTGATCTGTATATGTTTACATTCTCTTTCTGCCTCATGAACATGCTTCTGATGAACTAAAGctgattcaaaataaaaattctcAGCAACTAGAGACTGTAGCTTGAATTCTGATTCAGAATTAACATGTTGGAAAGGTTTTTAATCCAACATATTTTACACCACAATAATATTGAAAGCTGATGATGTGAGGTCTTATGTGTGAATAATGTGTGTATATTTTGGTGCTTAGTTTAATTAAATTGAAAGtgcaaatgaaagaaatacaATGAATTAAGCAATGTTTAAGATCTAATTGTGTGCCTTTGGTGCACTGAGTTTGTGCACAAAAAGCAGAAGTAATAGTGAGGAGATTTTTGTCACAGTGTAAATCACTGTGATACGTACTCACTAACAGAGCCGTCCCACGTCTTACAGTAATAGACCGCAGAGTCTCCCTCCTCTACATTGTTGATGATCAAACGATAAGCTGATGTTGACTGATGAGTGGATGTGAATTTTGGAGCAGAGAACCCAGAGCCATATTTTGGAGAACTCCAGTTATGACGAAACATCAGCACATACTGAGGAACTCCTCCTGGAATCTGTTTATACCACCGAGCAGCATCATTAGTAACAGTCCCCAGGTTACAGTCCACGGTGGCTGTCGCTCCtttcctcactgataaaacaggTTTCTGTGTCAGCACCGTCACACCACTCACACCTGCACGCAACAAGAAGATATGAAGTCATGAGAAACACACTGACAGCAGTATATATGTGTGCAATATAATTCAAAGTGTTTACATGTTAGAGCAGTGATGAGAGCACAGAGAGTCAAAAGCATCATGTCAGTGTGAAGTACAAACTGATTTGGAGAAAAGGTGCTGGAGGAGCCATTTAATACAAGTatcaggaggaggagctgtgcctcctcctctcctttttttccttttgtcttcATTTGTCTATATtagcaacaaaataaataaataaataaataaaaaaaaaaaaaaaatatatatatatatatatatatatatatatatatatatatatatatatatatattatattgaaGCGTATAATCAGAATAATGGGAAAATTATATCAAGGCCTCCAGAAGCACAAAGGGAATAATACctacattaaaacaaaatgggACAAAGAACTAAATAGCAAAGGAGGATTGATAATCTTTGCGGGTTACACAGAAGCTCAAAGAATTGAACAGAATTTACTTGGAAAAAATTgaatttgtgtgtttctttgacCTTAAAAGCAAGGATTGTGGGTGACAACAGCAGGAAACAGTGTGGTCACATGAATGCCACCCACTCAAAGTCTTTGGGTAGGCAATAAAATTCAAATATACTGGGACATTACATGTCTAACACTAAGAAAAAAGCTAGACTGTGAAATCCCTGTAGATGCCATTGTGCTGTATCTTGGAGTAATTAAAGTATCGCTCATTGTTGGTTGCAAAAAATAGCAAAACTGGTATATAAAAGGAAGTCTTTATGAGATTTTAACTTTCTTGCAAATATTTGAAGGAGACGCCTTTTCATAAAAGTGGAAGAAATGGATTGCCTTCATGTGTCATGGTCTAACAGTATTCAGCTAACTGTCTCTGAATGATCAAATGATATGATCTGAAACATTGCCATTGAAAACAGCAGTTCCATTTTATTATACAGAGAGCTGATACTCATTTACATGAGGTTATAAATGAGTTACTAAGACCTGCAGGTGCATCCTGGgcagaaagaaacagaagagCAGAGAGGTGATGCTTCACTAACTGAGTGTGACGATTCATTTGTAAGTTTACAACCAACATTTAAACCAGTGACAGTTGCCCTCTCTCCTATTCAGGAAGTGTTGTTAAATGATGCTCTCTAGTGTTCAAATATTACACAGTCTGTTTATCAgaatatatttatgttttaacTATGGGaagaagacatttaaaaaatggtGTTCttctgagtgtttttttttttcctttgtgtgcCTCTCTCTAAAATTTAAGAgttcattttaatcattttaaatttgttaccACAAAACAGTGACACAATTTCTTATTTACTgacaagaaaacacattttttttaaccaatgcttttattaatttattgcaAAACATGAATTCCTGAAAGTACTTGTTAAAAACCAGCAAATGAAATCATGACTTAAACATTTTGCTTTATTCTGATTTCTAACATGTAAAGACTGTAATGAGCAAACAGCACAAGCAGTAAAGAAGCAGATTTTAAATGCACATTCTGGTCCTCGACTATTCAGTGGGACATTCTGACTTCTTGATGGTTTTCTCTGAAGTCTGCGAGCCCAAAGACACTTTACATGTATAAACCTTATCCATGTTCCAGTCTGATGTCTGGATGGTCAGAGAGCTGCTGATTTGGTAAGTCTTGTCTGGTCTCTGAACAGCAGTGCTGGTAGAGATCCCACTGCTCACTGGACTCCCACCAGCCAACCAGCTCACATCTGCAAAAGGCACAGACTGACTGGACAGACAGACCAGAGAAGCTGTGTTGGACTGGAGCTCAGCACTGGACGGAGGGAAGACTGTCAGGACAGGAGGAGGGAGGCTGGAGCCTGAAAATACATGAAGGacattcagaaaacaaaaaaaagataaatgaaaggaaagaaggaaatgaAGTCACAAAACCAGAAGAAATCAAGAAGAGTCAATATGGAATAAACATAACATTTGTTTTGGAattagaagaaaacaaaactaatgtGATTGCAAAAGTATAGAAAAATAATAACCCAACATAtcatttgaatttctttttaaatttctccaaaataaaatatgactagTTACTGTTTAACTTTTCATATAAAACATCTTGGATTTAATTCTACAGGTTTCTGTATAACATGTCAGCTAATgtgaattattttctttcatttcaaagaaaactGTTAAGCCAGGTTATTATCACTTCAAAATAATTTTGAACATTAGTAACACTGTTAACTGCTattgaagaaagagaaaacaggcCTTAAATGCCAACCTAAAAGTCAATTAGAGCATGAGAATGATAAGAGCGAACAACAACatttcacatcattttcagtgaacaacatttatataaaaatatacaaatttaGTTTGACacgttttcacattttttaaatataactaaCCATGTTTTCTGTACATACGACAACATGAAACTATTTTAATTTGtacaaaatcataaaaaatgaTGCTGAACAAGAAACATATTGAATTAAGTAGTCATCAACAGATTTTTGCAAAATCTCTTGTTTTATGGTCAGTTAAAAAGTACTTACTTGTCACAATCAGCTTGGTGCCTTGTCCGAATACCACAGTGATTCAGTTTGTATACATggctgtacaaaaacctcctgACTGTCACTGATGAGGGGAGAGGAACTGAAACATCCTGTAGAGACCAACTTTCACTGTCAACATCTCATTCCCTTCATTAAtctgtttgtattttataactgtctctctctctctctgtgtagtCATGTTTATTCCTTCGTGTCACTTGTTTTGTGTAAGACTTAATGAAGTCCTcattactgatctgaattaaACAGAGCTTCACTGTCTCTCAATAAGATTTTGAAGAATCCTGCTCAAAATGCAGGTGAGctgtaaaaatgacaaaatctcAGAACTGAGGagctttttaaatgttgtaTTTGAGCAGGTTAAAGGTTAACAAAGAATCAAAAAAAATGAGCAATCCAATGTTTAATAACATATTATATGAAGTTAGTCCAATTGAGAAAACTCAGTGTAATGTACAATCTTCAAGTGAAATAGTCAAGACAGCATATGTAATGCTCAAGAGGTTTTTGCCACAGTGTGAACAACAGTGTCTTCTGTTTCTGCGCGCTTGATAGTTAAGTGGTAAGTTATATTTCATGAGGATTTAGAGTCGAATCTGTCTGAGGGGAATCTTGTTTCAAAGCTGGCTGAGCTGTCAGAATACATACAACATACAGAGGAAACCCTCCAGGAACTTGTTTAACCAGCTAACAGAATTCGTATCATCTCTCTCTACGTTGCAGTTGACAACAGCTTGTTGACCTGAAGAAACTGTGTGGATTGCAGGTGTCTGGGTCAACGCTATCACTGCATCAACATCTGCCTACAATGacatagaaaaaacaaaacaagtcaaaggtcaaagctTTACTTCAAAATATACAAACTGTAAAACAGACGAGTAGAACATCTCACATGTTGGAGCAATGATGAACTTGAAGAGGATCCACAGCATGTGAAACTGTTGAGCAGGGGTAAGAAGGTTACAGTGAACAAATATCCTCcacaaggtatggacattgaggctgtggataGCTACAGGTatcttggtgttcatctgaacaataaactggactggactcaaaATTCAGATGCTCTCtacagaaaagggcagagcaggctgtacctgctgcagaggctcaggtcttttggagtgaagggcccactcctgaagacttTCTATGACtttgtggtggcctcagccatcctttacggtgtggtctgctggggcagcagcatctctgctggggacaggaagagactgaacaggctgatccagATGgacagctctgttctaggatgccctctggacccagtggaggtggtgagtgacaggagaatggtggctaagctgtcatccctgttggacaacatctcccaccccatccaggagactctgacagcactgaacAAGTCCTTCAGTGGCACCATTCGGTGGCGGAATCTCCTTCCTACTGCTGTCAGACACTACACCAAAGACTTCACAGCTGACCAAACACACaaatccacacatgtgcaataacactaagtgtaattttttttttctgacaatatattattttattctgttgtatatagtattttattctattgcatatagcagtggttcccaaactttttttgctggacccccctttgttttacatgaaaaatgttcatgcccccacaccccaccccacccccccacgcgtgcatgcacgcacacgcactaacacatcctccaaccacacacacacccatattttgctccattgcggtttatttcacacctcacacatttagtaaacaattaagcaaatacaggtaatctgcaataaatgacAGGTAGTAATAACAAACTCTTTTATGCTACGTCCGCACCAatacgggtatttttgaaaacgcagctgtttcgtccacacataaacggcgtttcgaatcaccgaaaacggagattccTCGACGAGGAACACAGAGTTCGTCaggcaacgtcaaaggtatgtgccttttttcacgtcacgctgtgcaccatgttattgtttacatgagatgaattgcagaatggcagatagagacgaaattctgttactgttaatctgactatcctcaggttttacacgcagttactgtccctccatttacaaaggcagaggcttcacggtgtaattattttacgtgtagttgtttttttttttctgtgtaataatattcaacattgctatcaatacatttttcaaaaaatgcctctctgtgcaaaatgggtttaaaaacataaacaactgtgggatactgtttgtccgtgatttgaaccgggggaacaaatcgtggcaggatgaGTCTGATATTATTTTTATGCCGCTGTAACtgtactgtataaagagctaacatctccaaaatgtcaggagtagttagtcattacaacaagtgtttgtgaacagttcacagtgaactaaaaatcaagaatgtgggatactgtttgtccgtgatttgaagagcccaggGCATGCTCCCAacaagggaaaaccaattctgcaggggagacctacctcggcacttgtgcaggtgaaaccaaagggaagatgtgcttcaccatattttctagtctttggcttagaatgaagtcggtttggaaacatattcagctatgcttcatctcctgctttgtgtttctgtgggtgccctgtgctagcagtgtccaagcattttgtttttttccttttcataccgcgcccccccccccctgccatgggccccacactttgggaaggtctggcaTATAGTATGTTATTCTTTTTATCTTAtcctattttattatttttcttaacatTGCGTGTAATATGTCATCAAAAGGGcaattttggtttcatctgaccagaCTATATTCCCCC includes:
- the LOC134626277 gene encoding immunoglobulin lambda-1 light chain-like, with protein sequence MLWTLCTLITALTYADAVIMLTQTPAVHTVSPGQETVLNCNIERYDANYVRWYKQVHGETPQYVLRFHHSSSSLEFGTGFSSDRFNSKSSSNIDYHFIIKRAETGDSAVYYCQTWDDSVIEHDFGNPVGVIDCSSSLPPPVLTVFPPSSAELQSNTASLVCLSSQSVKFADVSWLAGGSPVSSGISTSTAVQRPDQTYQISSSLAIQTSDWNMDKVYTCKVSLGSQTSEKTIKKSECPTE
- the LOC134626276 gene encoding immunoglobulin lambda-1 light chain-like is translated as MLVTLCALITALTCVSGVTVLTQKPPVLSVRKGETATMDCNKGTATGSAAVWYKQIPGGVPQFVLHFFLSSSSPYYGSGFSAPKFTSTHQSTSENRLIIKNVEEGNSAVYYCKTWDGNAAVFGQGTKLIVTSSSLPPPVLTVFPPSSAELQSNTASLVCLSSQSVPFADVSWLAGGSPVSSGISTSTAVQRPDKTYQISSSLTIQTSDWNMDKVYTCKVSLGSQTSEKTIKKSECPTE